One genomic region from Amycolatopsis sp. FBCC-B4732 encodes:
- a CDS encoding sugar phosphate isomerase/epimerase, producing MDERLSLNQITTKSWTLPEAVAGCAAAGVGWIGLWRDKVAETGVDETARLLKEYGVRVSSLCRGGFFTGVTPEGSPVDGVAQTREAIDEAAALGAGVLVLVVGGIAGNDLAASRRRVADAVGELAPYAGERGVRLGLEPLHPMQCADRSVLSTVDQALAIAAEHPAEQVGVIVDEFHVWWDPRIEESIAAAAGRIAGFHVCDVLVPLPDPLLGRALPGNGPIDHRHLRTCVEAAGYEGPIEVEVFNARLWARPGAEVLAETIAAFERHVA from the coding sequence ATGGACGAGCGGCTCAGCCTCAACCAGATCACCACCAAGTCCTGGACGCTGCCCGAAGCGGTGGCGGGCTGCGCGGCGGCGGGCGTCGGCTGGATCGGGCTGTGGCGGGACAAGGTCGCGGAAACCGGCGTCGACGAAACCGCGCGGCTGCTCAAGGAGTACGGCGTCCGGGTTTCTTCGCTGTGCCGCGGCGGGTTCTTCACCGGCGTGACCCCGGAAGGGTCCCCTGTGGACGGTGTGGCCCAGACCCGCGAGGCGATCGACGAAGCCGCGGCGCTCGGCGCCGGCGTGCTCGTGCTGGTGGTCGGCGGCATCGCGGGCAACGACCTGGCCGCGTCCCGCCGGCGCGTCGCGGACGCCGTGGGCGAGCTCGCCCCGTACGCGGGCGAGCGCGGCGTGCGGCTCGGCTTGGAGCCGCTGCACCCGATGCAGTGCGCGGACCGGTCGGTGCTGTCCACTGTGGACCAGGCACTGGCGATCGCGGCCGAGCACCCGGCCGAGCAGGTGGGCGTGATCGTGGACGAGTTCCATGTCTGGTGGGACCCGCGCATCGAGGAGTCGATCGCCGCGGCGGCGGGCCGGATCGCCGGATTCCACGTGTGTGACGTCCTGGTGCCGCTCCCCGACCCGCTGCTGGGCCGAGCGCTGCCGGGGAACGGCCCGATCGACCACCGCCACCTGCGCACCTGCGTCGAGGCGGCGGGGTACGAGGGGCCGATCGAGGTCGAAGTGTTCAACGCGCGGCTGTGGGCCCGCCCGGGGGCGGAGGTACTGGCCGAGACGATCGCGGCCTTCGAGCGACACGTGGCCTGA
- a CDS encoding LacI family DNA-binding transcriptional regulator — translation MKARPHVTLEDVARSANVSLATASRVLNGTASVRADLRERVSAAAAELAYAPNAHAQALAGGTHRTVGVICHDVSDPYFAAIAGGVMRVATDNGLLVMLAGTFRDPDREVAYVSTLRAQRAAAILLIGSAFEDRTWERAMAAELEPYRRGGGQVAAVSRHRGLKIDTVQPDNKGGAAALADALVGLGHKRFAVLAGPRQLSTVIDRLAGFSDGLAAHGITLREDDVVEAAFTRDGGYEATKKLLAGRKRKLPTCVFAVTDVMAIGALTALREEGLSVPGDISVAGFDDIPVVRDLAPALTTVRLPLEELGERAMDLAIKGSAGTRPRTVRLSGEVVLRESTGRPKR, via the coding sequence ATGAAGGCCCGGCCGCACGTGACACTGGAAGACGTGGCACGCAGCGCGAACGTCTCGCTCGCGACGGCGTCGCGGGTGCTCAACGGCACCGCGTCCGTCCGCGCCGACCTGCGGGAGCGGGTGTCCGCCGCCGCGGCCGAGCTGGCCTACGCCCCGAACGCGCACGCGCAGGCCCTCGCCGGCGGCACGCACCGCACGGTCGGCGTGATCTGCCACGACGTCAGCGACCCCTACTTCGCCGCGATCGCCGGCGGCGTGATGCGGGTGGCGACCGACAACGGGCTGCTCGTGATGCTGGCCGGCACGTTCCGCGACCCCGATCGCGAGGTCGCCTACGTCTCGACGCTGCGCGCGCAGCGGGCCGCGGCGATCCTGCTGATCGGCTCGGCGTTCGAGGACCGGACGTGGGAACGCGCGATGGCCGCCGAGCTCGAGCCCTACCGCCGCGGCGGCGGGCAGGTCGCGGCGGTCAGCCGCCACCGCGGGCTCAAGATCGACACCGTGCAGCCGGACAACAAGGGCGGCGCGGCGGCGCTGGCCGACGCGCTCGTCGGCCTCGGCCACAAGCGGTTCGCGGTGCTCGCGGGTCCGCGGCAGCTGAGCACGGTCATCGACCGGCTGGCCGGGTTCAGCGACGGGCTCGCCGCGCACGGCATCACGTTGCGCGAGGACGACGTCGTCGAGGCCGCCTTCACCCGCGACGGCGGCTACGAGGCGACCAAGAAGCTGCTCGCCGGCCGCAAGCGCAAGCTGCCGACCTGCGTCTTCGCCGTCACCGACGTGATGGCGATCGGCGCGCTGACGGCGTTGCGCGAGGAGGGCCTCTCCGTGCCGGGCGACATCTCGGTGGCCGGCTTCGACGACATCCCGGTCGTCCGCGACCTCGCCCCGGCGCTGACCACCGTGCGGCTGCCGCTGGAAGAGCTCGGCGAGCGGGCGATGGACCTGGCGATCAAGGGCTCCGCCGGCACCCGGCCGCGGACGGTCCGGCTCTCCGGCGAAGTCGTCCTGCGCGAAAGCACCGGACGCCCCAAGCGCTGA
- a CDS encoding IclR family transcriptional regulator, producing the protein MTTEHQTGDEGAVRSVLRAFDLLALFTERRRTWAVKDLTAASGLAKTTVLRLVATCEQRGLLWTRPDGRVTVGPGMLRWAQLANTAWQLPEPVRQVLRDLALECRETVNLYVRSTSVLVCVAQQEGPLAIRHVGRVGDELPLGSGAAGRVLDGAEGAAVSHGEPETGASSVAAPVRDGDGRVLAALAVTGPTSRFDAAEVAAFTEAVAGASLRISQIGLGTRTE; encoded by the coding sequence ATGACGACGGAACACCAGACCGGCGACGAGGGCGCCGTCCGGAGCGTGCTGCGCGCCTTCGATCTGCTCGCTCTCTTCACCGAACGCCGCCGGACGTGGGCGGTCAAGGATCTCACCGCGGCCAGCGGCCTGGCGAAGACGACCGTGCTGCGGCTCGTCGCCACCTGTGAACAGCGCGGCCTGCTCTGGACACGGCCCGACGGACGGGTCACCGTCGGGCCCGGGATGCTGCGGTGGGCGCAGCTGGCGAACACCGCGTGGCAGCTGCCCGAACCGGTCCGCCAGGTGCTGCGCGACCTCGCGCTGGAGTGCCGCGAAACCGTCAACCTCTACGTCCGCAGCACGTCGGTGCTGGTCTGCGTGGCCCAGCAGGAGGGGCCGCTGGCCATCCGGCACGTCGGGCGGGTCGGGGACGAGCTGCCGCTCGGGTCCGGGGCCGCCGGGCGGGTGCTCGACGGGGCCGAGGGGGCCGCCGTCAGCCACGGGGAACCCGAGACGGGTGCGTCCAGCGTCGCCGCGCCGGTGCGCGACGGGGACGGGCGGGTGCTCGCGGCGCTCGCGGTGACCGGCCCCACCAGCAGGTTCGACGCGGCCGAAGTCGCTGCGTTTACCGAAGCCGTCGCGGGGGCTTCGCTGCGGATATCGCAGATCGGCCT
- a CDS encoding nitroreductase family deazaflavin-dependent oxidoreductase, translated as MLFGDEHVRRYEETDGEVGHEWKEGVPTLVLTTKGRKTGQERKFALIYQEVDGNPVIVASKGGAPNHPGWYFNLVETPEVGVQVKADKFTATARTAEGEERAKLWEKLAAVWPDYNEYAKKTDREIPVVVLERR; from the coding sequence ATGCTGTTCGGTGACGAGCACGTCCGCCGCTACGAGGAGACCGACGGGGAGGTCGGGCACGAGTGGAAGGAAGGCGTCCCGACGCTCGTGCTGACCACGAAGGGCCGCAAGACCGGCCAGGAGCGCAAGTTCGCCCTGATCTACCAGGAAGTCGACGGAAACCCGGTGATCGTGGCCTCCAAGGGCGGCGCGCCGAACCACCCCGGCTGGTACTTCAACCTCGTCGAGACCCCCGAGGTCGGCGTCCAGGTCAAGGCGGACAAGTTCACCGCGACCGCCCGCACGGCCGAGGGCGAGGAGCGCGCGAAGCTGTGGGAGAAGCTGGCCGCCGTCTGGCCGGACTACAACGAGTACGCGAAGAAGACCGACCGTGAGATCCCGGTGGTCGTGCTCGAACGCCGGTGA
- a CDS encoding dihydrodipicolinate synthase family protein encodes MLVLPVPGGGLLDWTPSGPPCPGPAGTPLSSRIAYAAAHVVADALAAEPDTVDWDTTLAFREHLWSCGLGVAEAMDTAQRGMGLDWPATRELVTRTGAAAAGRRWCAGVGTDQLPPGPATVASIVDAWREQLDLVGGAGALPVVMASRALAAAATGPDDYHAAYGKLLSEAGGPVLLHWLGEQFDPALAGYWGHDDVRAAARELAALCTEHAGTIAGVKVSVLDAEVETEFRRALPAGVACYTGDDFNYPELIAGDEAGHSEALLGIFDAIAPVAAAGLRRLDDGDPAGFRAALDPTVPLSREIFRAPTRHYKTGVVFLAYLNGHQEHFRMIAGQESARTITHLATLLRLADEAGALADPDLAVARMRPLLLAAGVA; translated from the coding sequence ATGCTCGTGCTCCCGGTGCCCGGCGGCGGGCTGCTGGACTGGACGCCGTCCGGGCCGCCGTGTCCCGGGCCGGCGGGAACGCCGCTGTCGTCGAGGATCGCCTACGCCGCCGCGCACGTCGTGGCGGACGCGCTCGCCGCCGAGCCGGACACCGTCGACTGGGACACGACACTCGCCTTCCGCGAGCACCTCTGGTCGTGCGGCCTCGGCGTCGCGGAGGCGATGGACACCGCGCAGCGCGGGATGGGCCTGGATTGGCCGGCCACCCGAGAGCTCGTGACGCGCACCGGCGCGGCCGCGGCCGGACGGCGGTGGTGCGCCGGCGTCGGCACCGACCAGCTGCCACCGGGGCCGGCGACCGTCGCGTCCATTGTGGACGCCTGGCGCGAGCAGCTGGACCTGGTCGGCGGCGCGGGCGCGCTCCCGGTCGTGATGGCCAGCCGGGCGCTCGCCGCCGCGGCCACCGGGCCGGACGACTACCACGCCGCGTACGGGAAACTGCTGTCCGAGGCGGGCGGCCCGGTGCTGCTGCACTGGCTGGGCGAGCAGTTCGACCCGGCGCTGGCCGGCTACTGGGGCCACGACGACGTCCGCGCGGCCGCCCGCGAGCTGGCGGCGCTGTGCACCGAGCACGCCGGCACGATCGCCGGGGTCAAGGTCTCGGTGCTGGACGCCGAGGTGGAGACCGAATTCCGACGTGCCCTGCCCGCGGGCGTCGCCTGCTACACCGGCGACGACTTCAACTACCCCGAACTCATCGCGGGCGACGAGGCCGGCCACAGCGAAGCCCTGCTCGGCATCTTCGACGCGATCGCCCCGGTGGCCGCGGCGGGGCTGCGCCGGCTGGACGACGGCGACCCGGCCGGCTTCCGCGCCGCGCTCGACCCGACCGTGCCGCTGTCGCGCGAAATCTTCCGCGCGCCGACCCGGCACTACAAGACCGGCGTCGTCTTCCTGGCGTACCTGAACGGGCACCAAGAGCACTTCCGGATGATCGCCGGCCAGGAATCCGCGCGCACGATCACGCACCTGGCGACGTTGCTGCGCCTGGCCGACGAGGCGGGCGCGCTGGCCGACCCCGACCTGGCCGTCGCCCGGATGCGGCCGCTGCTGCTGGCCGCCGGGGTGGCGTGA